The stretch of DNA AGTGGAGGTAGGAGTAAGCAAAATAAAATGCACTGGTGTGTTTATCCCTACGTTGTACTTCATTATAACTATACTAAAAAATTAATAAAACATGAAACGTATTATTACAGCATTAGTTTTTACAGGAATTTTGATTTCTTGTAATTCATCAGACAAAACCAAAGCCCCTATACAAGAATCCTCTATAACGGAAACTGCAACAGATAGTAAATCAAATGATATCAATAAACAATTAAAGACTATTGATACTGATGAAGATTTAATTGCAACAGCATTAATGGCTGCTCCCGAAGAAAGCAGATCGAAATGTAAAGTTATTGGATATAATATGGCAGGTGAATTTGTGACGATGAGAGAAGGAGATAATGAATTTATTGTTCTTGCTGATAATCCTAATCAGGATGGGTTTAATGCCGCATGCTATCATAAAGATCTTGAACCTTTTATGGCGAGAGGACGAGCCTTAAGAGCAGAAGGAAAGACAGGACAAGAAGTCTTTGCTATCCGTGAAGCAGAAATGAAATCAGGTCAACTTAAAATAACTCCTGGATCGACTTTGCACATTTACTACGGGGCAAAAACAATGTATAACCCTGAAACGTCAAAAGTTGAAGGTGCTCAACTCCGCTATGTGGTATATATGCCTTGGGCTACATCAAAATCTACCGGCTTGCCAGAAGTCCCATATGCTCCAAATCATCCTTGGATTATGAATCCCGGAACACATAGAGCGCACATTATGATTTCACCTTTACCTGCAGATAGAGAGTAGCCTTAATGAGGAATTAAATGCTGATAGAAACAGAATTAAAAAAGAGGAAATAACGAAAGCATACACAAAACGTTAACATGCATTAAGTATCGTAAAGGGACATAGTTTACACGTTTTAGGTAGTCATTTGAGATAAAAATCAAATGAATGTGCCCTGGAAAAAATCTTCTTTTATACCAAAAAATCCAGTGTAAAAATCACTCGATTATAAAATGGAATTAATAATTTAGTTTTTTATACAAAACCTATTATTCATGGAAGAACTTACCTTAACAACTCCTGCTCTATTGTTTTCAGCAATATCTTTAATTATGTTAGCTTACACCAATAGATTTTTGGCTTATGCAGCTATAATACGGAACTTGCACGATAAATATCAAAGAGAAAAGGATTCCGTTTTAATAGCTCAAATTAAAAATATAAAACACCGCTTATATTTAACCCGTTCTATGCAAATTTTTGGCATTACCAGTTTGTTATTTTGTGTACTTACTATGTTCTTAATTTACATACAGCAGCATACTATTGCGGTTTGGATATTTGGTTTAGCACTTATTTTATTAATACTTTCTTTGGCTTTTTTAATTTGGGAAATTCAAATTTCAGTTAAAGCTTTAGAGCACCATATTAATGATATTGAGAATAGATAAGCTCATTTTATTTAGGCGTTAACATCAACTCTGAAAAAAACTCAATCAAATTTAAAGTATAGCAAGAAACGGATTTTTTAAAAACTAAATCCTTTCGAAATTTGTGTCGTTAATAAAATCGAACGAACAAAAACATGGAAATTAAAAACTGTACAATTAAAGACATTGATGAAATTTTTAGACTTTATAAAATGGCATCAGACTATCAAAAGACAAAGAAAAAAGTGGTAGTATGGCCAAATTTCAAAAGAGAACTTGTCGAAACTGAAATTAACGAAAATCGACAATGGAAAATGATAATCGATGGTGAAATTGCCTGCCTATGGGCAATTACTTTCGAAGACGAACAAATTTGGGAAGAAAAAAATAAAGATAGTGCCATTTACATTCATAGAATTACGACCAATTCGAATTTTAGGGGAAATCGTTTTGTTGCAAAAATTGTAGAGTGGGCTAAGGAATATGCTAAATTAATGGGCAAGCAGTTTGTCAGACTTGATACTTTAGGAAACAACGTTAGATTAATCGAACATTATAAAAATGCAGGGTTTGAGTTTTTAGGTATGTTCAACCTCAAAAATACCGATAATTTACCTGAACATTATCACAATGTTCCAGCTTGTTTATTTGAAATAGATTTGAATAAATAAAATAAATAATTGGAGACGCAATCTTATAAAGTATGTAAATTAACGTCAGTTCGATATATTACAAATTGGTAGTCAGATATTTAAAATATTTTAATGAAGAAACCTTGTCATTCCGAACGCTATTAAAATCAAAATATATTTTGATTGAAAATACCTAAGCGAAGCTTATGAGGAGGAATCTCATCATATTGAGATGTCTCAAGTTTATCTTGAGCGTAGTCGAAAGGCTCATTCTTCGCTCTGTCGACATGACAAACAACTTTTTTTCAGACAATTAACTTAATTCTTTTCAACAAAACTTACGTCGAACTCAGGTTAAATTAAGTTTTTCAGACCTCACCAAAAAATGATATCACATTTTATAAATCCACGAAGCCGGATTTTCTGTATTCATCCCTTTAGATAATGTAAAACTTAAAATAGTCTCACCATTTGAGGGATTCGTAAAAACTTCACCAATGACTTGTTTAGTGGATACTTTATCACCTTTTTTAACATGGACGTTAGATAGGTTTTTGTAGATAGTTAAATAACTTCCATGGCGAATCATCACAATGGGGTTTACATTTTTCATTTTAAGTATTTCGCTCACTTCACCATTAAAAACAGCCCTAACTTTAGCGCCCTTTTGCGTAGCAATCCGTACACCGTTACTTTTAATTGTTAATGATTTATCAATAGGATGGCGTTGTGTGCCATAGCCTAACCTTACGACACCTCTTTCCACCGGCCATGGTAATTTACCTTTGTTGGCTATAAAGTTAGACGCCAAAACTTTTTCCTCAGCCGTCAACGCAAAACTTTTTGAGCCCGTTACTTTTTTTCCTGCTTTTTTATTAGATCTGGCAATAGCTGCTTTAATAATACGGTCTATTTCTCTATCAATTCTATTGGCTTCTCGTTGTTTTTGTTTTATTTGAGACGCATATAATGATAGGTTCTTTTTAATTGACTTCATTAAAACCTCATGCTGCTTACGTTCTGATTCCAATGATTTTTGAATCACTTTATTATCGGCAATTAACCGCTTTTTGTCTTCTTTCTGATCTTGCAGGTCTCTATTTGTAGCCTGTAGTTCGGATGTTTTAGCTTTTATAGTTTCTCCTTGCTGCTTTTGATGATCGGAATACTGCTTTATATACTGTAATCGTTTATAAGCTTGTTTAAAATCATCAGACGATAACAAAAACATGATTCTGCTTTGTTTATTTTTACTTTTATAGGATCTAACTATCATGGCAGCATAATCCTTTTTTAACTCCATTAATTCGCCTCTAAGAACCGTTATTTTCTTTTGGTTCGAATTAATTTTACGGGTTAGTAAATTAGCTTGTTGATTGGTAACCTTAATCAGGTTAGATAGCACGCTTATCTTATAATTAAAATCTTCTATTAATGATATTTGTGATTTTTGTTTTGACTTATTCTCGGCACGTAATTCATTAATTTTCTGAATTTCTCTGCGTAATTCCTGCCGGCGTGTTTCTAACTGCTTTTGCTTATTGTTCTGAGAAGATGCAAAAGCCCCACATAGCAAAAATGCTATAATAAAAACTATTTTATATGAAGACTTCTTATCTAACATTAAAGTTTTATTTCTTTAAAACCTGATGGTATTTTAAATGGAAATCGTAACTCCTCATTTAAGCTAACATTTTTAAACTCTAAATTTATAATCGTTTCTTCATTAGTTTCTAAAGCTATCACTTTTATCTTTTCCGGAAGAATCTGCTTTTCAACTTCTTGATGCGATAAGTAATCAATCTGTAAATGTCTAAACTCTTTTGGTTGTGATATTTGCTGTGACTTCACTTTAAAATGAGAAGGATCAAATAAGAAGAATATTTCAAAAAGCGCGCGTTGTCTTTTAGGCTGAAGTACGTAAGATCCATCATCAACAGAACCTTTATAGGTATCATCTTTTAAATTAAATATGGTTTCTCCCAATAATAAATTTTGAACTTTTTGAAAGTCTAATTCGGTACCCAATAAATCACTTAGGTATTTATAATCACCATCAAAATAAGTGTTATCCAGCTTATTATAAAAACTAACTTTTTCTGGTGTCACTAATGCTTTTACTATCGAAAACGTGGCACTAATCCATAAGGCTTCATCCTTTTTAGCTCTAAAGCTTACCGAATGTGTTTGTGAATCTCCTTTTTGTGTATAGGTTATTTTAAGAGTAGACTTAAGCGTTTTAAAATTAGGTGCTTGTTTTGCGTTTTCTTTTATCAATTGTTTTGTAGAAAGATTATAATTAGCTTCTCCCTCAACAACCGTTTTTGATGATTTACAATTAAATACTAATAAGACTAAAAAAACTAAAATGAGTTGAGAGCGTATTTCCATTAATTCGAACTTTCTAATTGTTTTACTTTATCACTAAACGTTTTTGCTTTAGCTGTATTGTTTAATAGGGTATGGGCTTTACTTAGTTGATTGTAAAAATCAATTTCCATTTTAGTATCATCAATAATATAATCTAATCCCGTTTCTAAAGCTTCAACTGCTTTTTTGGGTTGATTTAATTGATTTAAAGCA from Flavivirga spongiicola encodes:
- a CDS encoding DUF2721 domain-containing protein; amino-acid sequence: MEELTLTTPALLFSAISLIMLAYTNRFLAYAAIIRNLHDKYQREKDSVLIAQIKNIKHRLYLTRSMQIFGITSLLFCVLTMFLIYIQQHTIAVWIFGLALILLILSLAFLIWEIQISVKALEHHINDIENR
- a CDS encoding GNAT family N-acetyltransferase; the protein is MEIKNCTIKDIDEIFRLYKMASDYQKTKKKVVVWPNFKRELVETEINENRQWKMIIDGEIACLWAITFEDEQIWEEKNKDSAIYIHRITTNSNFRGNRFVAKIVEWAKEYAKLMGKQFVRLDTLGNNVRLIEHYKNAGFEFLGMFNLKNTDNLPEHYHNVPACLFEIDLNK
- a CDS encoding murein hydrolase activator EnvC family protein, which produces MLDKKSSYKIVFIIAFLLCGAFASSQNNKQKQLETRRQELRREIQKINELRAENKSKQKSQISLIEDFNYKISVLSNLIKVTNQQANLLTRKINSNQKKITVLRGELMELKKDYAAMIVRSYKSKNKQSRIMFLLSSDDFKQAYKRLQYIKQYSDHQKQQGETIKAKTSELQATNRDLQDQKEDKKRLIADNKVIQKSLESERKQHEVLMKSIKKNLSLYASQIKQKQREANRIDREIDRIIKAAIARSNKKAGKKVTGSKSFALTAEEKVLASNFIANKGKLPWPVERGVVRLGYGTQRHPIDKSLTIKSNGVRIATQKGAKVRAVFNGEVSEILKMKNVNPIVMIRHGSYLTIYKNLSNVHVKKGDKVSTKQVIGEVFTNPSNGETILSFTLSKGMNTENPASWIYKM
- a CDS encoding DUF4292 domain-containing protein, translated to MEIRSQLILVFLVLLVFNCKSSKTVVEGEANYNLSTKQLIKENAKQAPNFKTLKSTLKITYTQKGDSQTHSVSFRAKKDEALWISATFSIVKALVTPEKVSFYNKLDNTYFDGDYKYLSDLLGTELDFQKVQNLLLGETIFNLKDDTYKGSVDDGSYVLQPKRQRALFEIFFLFDPSHFKVKSQQISQPKEFRHLQIDYLSHQEVEKQILPEKIKVIALETNEETIINLEFKNVSLNEELRFPFKIPSGFKEIKL